One Streptomyces sp. ML-6 genomic region harbors:
- a CDS encoding DUF397 domain-containing protein: protein MPEPKPSGWFKSSYSDNGGNCIEVATDLTAVRDSKTPHGPALATSPASFAAFVAGVKTGEFGTV, encoded by the coding sequence ATGCCCGAGCCCAAGCCCTCTGGCTGGTTCAAGTCCTCGTACAGCGACAACGGCGGCAACTGCATCGAGGTCGCCACCGACCTGACCGCCGTCCGCGACTCCAAAACCCCGCACGGCCCGGCGCTGGCCACCTCCCCCGCGTCCTTCGCCGCCTTCGTGGCAGGCGTCAAGACCGGAGAATTCGGCACCGTCTGA